A single Marinitoga aeolica DNA region contains:
- the purB gene encoding adenylosuccinate lyase has product MIERYSLSPMKEIWTEEEKYKRWLEIELSVVEAFEEKGIAPKGTAEKIRSQAKIDVDKILEIESVVDHDVIAFIKSITDGMDDEARYFHKGLTSSDIVDTAWSLGLKRAGELILEELKKLVEILKEKAIKYKYLYTVGRSHGVHAEPTSFGLKMLSYLAELERNIKRFEWAIENISYGKLSGAVGNYANIDPEIEKIALTKLGLKPETVATQVVPRDRHAEYLSVLSLIGAGIERIAVEIRHLQKTEVLEAQEPFKKGQRGSSAMPHKKNPILCERLTGMARMLRSYTVAGYENIALWHERDISHSSVERVFLPDATLIAFYMVKKTQYLIENLIVNEDRMKETFERSYNLVYSQRVLLSLIDKGMSREEGYKFVQKYALEAWETRKDFKELLWDNEKIRNLFSKEEFDEIFTPHYYLRNIDAIYRRFNLK; this is encoded by the coding sequence ATGATAGAAAGATATTCTTTATCACCAATGAAAGAAATATGGACAGAAGAAGAAAAGTATAAACGTTGGTTGGAAATAGAATTATCTGTAGTTGAAGCATTTGAAGAAAAAGGGATAGCGCCAAAAGGTACTGCTGAAAAAATTAGAAGTCAAGCAAAAATAGATGTAGATAAAATTCTTGAAATTGAAAGTGTTGTAGATCATGATGTAATAGCATTTATAAAATCAATTACAGATGGTATGGATGATGAAGCAAGGTATTTTCACAAAGGTTTAACTTCTTCAGATATAGTAGATACCGCCTGGTCTTTGGGGCTCAAAAGAGCTGGAGAATTAATATTAGAAGAATTAAAAAAATTAGTAGAAATATTAAAAGAAAAGGCCATAAAATACAAGTATTTATATACAGTAGGAAGATCACATGGAGTACATGCTGAACCAACTTCTTTTGGATTAAAAATGTTATCATATTTAGCAGAATTAGAAAGAAATATAAAGAGATTTGAATGGGCAATTGAGAATATATCTTATGGGAAGCTCAGTGGTGCTGTGGGAAATTATGCTAATATAGATCCAGAAATAGAAAAAATAGCATTAACAAAATTAGGTTTAAAACCAGAAACAGTAGCAACACAAGTTGTGCCGCGTGATAGACATGCAGAATATCTCTCTGTATTATCATTAATTGGAGCAGGAATAGAAAGAATAGCGGTTGAAATAAGACATTTGCAAAAAACAGAGGTTTTAGAAGCACAAGAACCATTTAAAAAAGGACAACGTGGGTCATCAGCTATGCCACACAAAAAGAATCCTATTTTATGTGAAAGATTAACAGGTATGGCGAGAATGCTTAGAAGCTATACTGTAGCAGGATATGAAAATATAGCATTATGGCATGAAAGAGATATATCTCATTCTTCTGTTGAAAGAGTATTTTTACCAGATGCAACATTAATAGCATTTTATATGGTGAAAAAAACACAATATTTAATAGAAAATCTTATTGTAAATGAAGACAGGATGAAAGAAACATTTGAAAGGTCATATAATTTAGTATATTCTCAAAGAGTGTTATTATCGTTAATAGATAAGGGGATGAGCAGAGAAGAAGGATATAAGTTTGTTCAAAAATATGCATTAGAAGCATGGGAAACAAGAAAAGACTTTAAAGAATTGTTATGGGATAATGAAAAAATCAGAAATCTATTTTCTAAGGAAGAATTTGATGAAATTTTCACACCACATTATTATTTAAGAAATATCGATGCGATATATAGAAGATTTAATCTAAAATAA
- a CDS encoding MBL fold metallo-hydrolase: protein MDIFPFYGDKGIKVYLFILPPFGVNTYVITTNKTIIIIDPGKFNGLIFNFFDIGSFKYKGVLVTHTHYDHIIGLKDFENFEIMIPEKEKMGLTDSSVNLSFLFSDELKLNIHYKELYEGYYNYGDLKFLASYYPGHTPGSMIYDFGDFIFTGDFIFSESIGRTDLPYGDEKIMFQSLAKFNEYIKAKEETTLIMPGHMGICTLKELKKNNIFLKYGGKK from the coding sequence ATGGATATATTCCCTTTTTATGGAGATAAAGGTATTAAAGTTTATTTGTTTATTTTGCCACCATTTGGTGTAAATACTTATGTAATTACAACTAATAAAACGATAATTATAATAGATCCAGGGAAATTTAATGGGTTAATATTTAACTTTTTTGACATAGGCTCTTTTAAATACAAAGGGGTGCTTGTTACACACACCCATTATGATCACATAATAGGATTAAAAGACTTTGAGAATTTTGAAATAATGATTCCAGAAAAAGAGAAAATGGGGTTAACAGATTCTTCTGTTAATCTCAGTTTTTTATTTTCTGATGAACTTAAACTAAATATTCATTATAAAGAATTATATGAAGGATACTATAATTATGGTGATTTAAAGTTTTTAGCTTCATATTATCCTGGTCATACTCCTGGTTCCATGATATATGATTTTGGCGATTTTATCTTTACAGGTGATTTTATTTTTTCAGAATCAATAGGGAGAACGGATTTGCCCTATGGAGATGAAAAAATAATGTTTCAATCATTAGCTAAATTCAATGAGTATATTAAAGCAAAAGAAGAAACTACCCTGATAATGCCAGGACATATGGGGATTTGTACATTAAAAGAATTAAAGAAAAACAATATTTTTTTAAAATATGGAGGGAAAAAATGA